In Plasmodium falciparum 3D7 genome assembly, chromosome: 1, the genomic stretch taatttgctGAACATACTTGAAGAAGAATTTAATTTGAGTAagatagaaaataaaaataataataagaatgatgatggtgatgatgatgatgttaataaaagagaagataataataataatgaatattacaaaaaattaaaagatgaGAAAGGTTTAGATGTacttataaatgaatatacaaCATCCTTAAAGATAagtaagaaatataatattgatcATAATAAAGTAATGGGTATGATTAAAAAACTTgaaacattatattatattattaatcttATTAAATCTTTTAATACATATCATTTGAGTGACGAAGGTAaacaatatttaaaagaaggTTCTCCTGAatttattgttataaaatatgtaattcaaaataataaatgtacattagaagatttaaaaaaaaaccttGGAAAAATAGGAGATATAGGTCTAAAtacaaatttaaaaaatcgTACGATACAATTAAATAAAGCTGATAAATGTTTAACATGTAATTGTAATTTACATGATATACAAGACTTTACTCAAATATATTtggatataataaatcaatatgGTCATGATGAAGAACTATTATTTGcccatttaaaaaataaaaatcatacGAAGAAcgcattaaataataatgaaatgaaaaattcttgtaaagataataatattattaacaatTTAATAcaagatttaaaaaaaaggaaattattagaaataaaaaaaaattcatatagtCATGTAATTAAAACGagcatttttaaaaaagatattaaaaaacaaattacagatataaattatctattattaaaaaatgaagaatataaaaaatatgatataaaaaaatataattttttttcgaGTGGGAAGAAAATCAACAAGGGAAATATTCATCTTTTAACAAAACAAATGAGAACatttaaagaaatatttttttctttaggATTTGAAGAAATGGAAACTCATAATTATGTAGAATCATCTTTTTGGTGTTTCGATGCTTTATATATTCCACAACAACATCCAAGTAGAGATTTACAAGAtaccttttttataaaagaacCAGAAACTTGTATAGATAAATTTGTAGATACAGAATATATcgataatattaaaagagtACATACACATGGTGATTATGGAAGTTTTGGATGGAATTATAAATGGAAACTAGaagaaagtaaaaaaaatgttttaagAACTCATACTACAGCAAATTCTTGTAGAGCTTTATTTAAACTAGCCAAAGAATATAAAGAAGCAGGATGTATAAAAcccaaaaaatattttagtaTCGATCGTGTTTTTAGAAATGAAAATTTAGATAGTACACATTTAGCTGAATTTCATCAAGTAGAAGGACTTATTATCGATAAAAATATTGGACTTTCTCATTTAATAGGTACATTAGCAGCATTTTATAAACACATAGGTATTCACAAGCTAAAATTTAAACCGACCTTTAATCCATATACTGAACCATCCATGGAAATATATGGATATCACGAGCAGAGTAAAAAGTGGCTAGAAGTTGGAAATAGTGGCATCTTTAGACCAGAAATGTTAAGATCCATGGGATTCTCCGAAGAAGTATCCGTAATAGCCTGGGGACTAAGTCTGGAGAGACCAACAATgattaaatataacataaaaaatattagggACCTTTTTGGATACAAAAGTGTTGtatgatttatattaatggataaataaatgtgtacttgatacatttttatgtattatatattctcatattattgttcatataaatataaatataaatatgcataatatatattttttttttggctatatatatatatttttttttttttttttggctatatatatatatatatttttttttttttttggctatatatatatatatatatatatttttttttttttttggctatatatatatatatatatatattttttttttttttttttttggctaTTTATACAACTTActgttaaaaataaagagaacgtttttgtaatattataacacTTATTTCATTTGTATGCCCTTTAAAAATAGGgggaaataaataaatataaatataaacatatattatatatatattatatatatatattatatatattaccagTTATGTAATACCATGaactaaagaaaaaaaaaaatatattcttccgtcatatttttttttagaacaAATACGTTAATGTTCTAATGCACTTGGAGAAAAAAATTAGTATCATatatcacaaaaaaaaaaaaaaaaaaaaaaaaaaaaaaaatacacatatatatatatatatatacatacatatatataatatttatatatatattatataatattttaaaacataGTTACAGAAAAGTGTAAAATGTcatagttttatatatataaagatacaCAACATAATGTATTAgcttaatatattatatatatatatatatatatatatatatatatattgttctttcaattattaatttgaaaaatatacatatttttttttgtatttgaATATGTTAAGTGGAGTATATGATTTGTTTATGGAACATTTTGGgatgataaatattttggtaatattaataataacaattacTCAagtgaaaaagaaaatttttctttgttcatgttttacatatatatggatattaTTAACTGTCCtgtgtaatatattaattgttTCTTATATGTACCATGAGAAAAATAAGAAGAAGacgaagaaagaaaaaaacatagagaaagaagagaaaaaatataaaaataaaaatatatatactattttaCATCCCTTTATTAAAATaggaaaatattatgaaaatgaaaaagaaactATTATGTTCGATAAAAATAAGAGAAATTTTTTTAGtttatatcaaaataataaaattagtaTAGTCAAATTATttggttatatatatattaacaatattattCCTTATTTGTTTGTTCCATTTTTTTCAACCATTTTGATACACAATTATGATATTTTGGAATATGGTTAGTACCcatcagaaaaaaaaaaaaaaaaaa encodes the following:
- a CDS encoding phenylalanine--tRNA ligase alpha subunit, producing the protein MSTNNVEEKKNEELYNLLNILEEEFNLSKIENKNNNKNDDGDDDDVNKREDNNNNEYYKKLKDEKGLDVLINEYTTSLKISKKYNIDHNKVMGMIKKLETLYYIINLIKSFNTYHLSDEGKQYLKEGSPEFIVIKYVIQNNKCTLEDLKKNLGKIGDIGLNTNLKNRTIQLNKADKCLTCNCNLHDIQDFTQIYLDIINQYGHDEELLFAHLKNKNHTKNALNNNEMKNSCKDNNIINNLIQDLKKRKLLEIKKNSYSHVIKTSIFKKDIKKQITDINYLLLKNEEYKKYDIKKYNFFSSGKKINKGNIHLLTKQMRTFKEIFFSLGFEEMETHNYVESSFWCFDALYIPQQHPSRDLQDTFFIKEPETCIDKFVDTEYIDNIKRVHTHGDYGSFGWNYKWKLEESKKNVLRTHTTANSCRALFKLAKEYKEAGCIKPKKYFSIDRVFRNENLDSTHLAEFHQVEGLIIDKNIGLSHLIGTLAAFYKHIGIHKLKFKPTFNPYTEPSMEIYGYHEQSKKWLEVGNSGIFRPEMLRSMGFSEEVSVIAWGLSLERPTMIKYNIKNIRDLFGYKSVV